The Rudaeicoccus suwonensis DNA window GGCGCCTACTGCCGGTCCCTCGCCAGCCAGTACAACCACGTGCCGCGGCCGCCCGTGCTCGCTGTGAGCAGGGCCGGCGTGACGACCTGGCTGCGCCGCGAGACCGTCGATGATCTGCTGGCTCTGGAAGGCGAGTGACATGACCGAACCCCTGAAGGTGGCCCTCCTGGGCTGTGGCGTCGTCGGCAGCGCGGTCGCGCGCCGGTTGCACGACGACGCGCGCGACCTGGCGGCGCGGGTGGGTGCGCCGCTGCAGATCACCGGCGTAGCTGTGCGTGACATCACCCGGCCGAGGCCCGAATCCGGCGTGGATGCAAGTCTTTTCACCACCGATGCAGAGTCATTGGTCGAGCGCGCGGATCTGGTCGTCGAACTCATGGGCGGCATCGAGCCGGCACGCTCATTGCTGCTGCGTGCCATCGAGCACGGCGCCAGCGTCGTCACCGCCAACAAGGCGCTGCTCGGCGAGGACGGCCCGCAGTTGTTCGAGGCGGCTGATGCCCGCGGGGTGGATCTGTCCTACGAGGCGGCGGTGGCCGGCGCCATACCGCTGCTGCGGCCGTTGCGTGAATCACTGGCCGGCGACAGCGTCCGCCGGGTGATGGGCATCGTCAACGGCACCACCAACTTCATCCTCGACAAGATGGACCGCACCGGTGCGGCTCTGGACGACGTGCTGGCCGAGGCGCAGCAGTTGGGGTATGCCGAAGCGGACCCGACCGCTGACGTCGAGGGGTATGACGCGCGGGCCAAGGCCGCGATCCTGGCATCGCTTGCCTTCCACACCCGCGTCGCGACGCCGGACGTGTACTGCGAAGGAATCATGGGCGTGACTGCCGAGGACATCCGTGCGGCCCGCAAGATCGGACTCGTCGTCAAGCTGCTCGCGATCTGCGAACGCACCGACGAAGGCGTCAGCGCACGGGTCCACCCGACGCTGGTTCCCCGCTCGCACCCGCTGGGCTCAGTCCGTGAGGCATTCAACGCTGTCTTCGTCGAGACCGAGCTCGCCGGCCAGTTGATGTTCTACGGCAAGGGCGCGGGTGCCGAACCCACCGCCTCGGCCGTGCTAGGCGATCTGGTGCAGGCGGCCAGGC harbors:
- a CDS encoding homoserine dehydrogenase; amino-acid sequence: MTEPLKVALLGCGVVGSAVARRLHDDARDLAARVGAPLQITGVAVRDITRPRPESGVDASLFTTDAESLVERADLVVELMGGIEPARSLLLRAIEHGASVVTANKALLGEDGPQLFEAADARGVDLSYEAAVAGAIPLLRPLRESLAGDSVRRVMGIVNGTTNFILDKMDRTGAALDDVLAEAQQLGYAEADPTADVEGYDARAKAAILASLAFHTRVATPDVYCEGIMGVTAEDIRAARKIGLVVKLLAICERTDEGVSARVHPTLVPRSHPLGSVREAFNAVFVETELAGQLMFYGKGAGAEPTASAVLGDLVQAARHRLDGGHGPGESAYADLPLLPIAQSQTSYFVRLDVLDRPGVLAQVANVLGEQGVSIESMRQGVRRSGDGLAMLEIVTHRASDAALARTVDQLRMLDDVHAVTSVLRVEGM